The Chryseobacterium oranimense genome contains the following window.
AAATGAAGCACTAAATCTAAAGTAGCCAGCTTGAAAAAATATGGTAACAAATGACAATTAAAAAATTAATTATATCAATTATCCCAATCTCATTAATTCCGAAGTTAAAATCTATATATTACTTTAGATATACACTTCATAAATATTTTAAAGGAATTAATTACAATAGGCTTACGTCCAAAGAAATCTATAACAGACAAATAAAAAATTTTGATCTGGTTATTTATGATACCGCATTTCCAAGTTTAATTTCAGGCTTTAGATATGCAGAGTTCAATGCTTTGCTTCATGCATTTGAAAACGTAAAAATAATCGTTAATCCAACAGATTACCGAATTTTGAACCAAAAAACCGAGACCCACAAAACCGACATAGATCTTTTAAAGAAAACACATCCGTTATCTTATAAAAAAACCTTTGTTGGAACAGTGCAAGATATTAAAAAAGCTAAATTTTTCTATTGCATATTCTTAAACAATATTTATGACAGTCTTCATTATCTGGAGAAAAACAAAATAAATTTCATATTTACATTATATCCTGGTGGCGGGTTTGATACAAAGGATGAGGTTGCACTAAAAAAATTGAAAAGCGTATTATCTTCAAAATATTTCAAAGGTGTAATTGTTACCCAACAATTTACAGAAGACTTCATAGTAAAAAACTACAATTGTCCTAAAGATAAAATATTAAAAATTTTCGGTTGTATTATCCCGCAAAATTCTATTAATGCAACAAGATCAAGACACTATAACAGTTCAATGACATTACATGTATGTTTTTGTGCAGCGAAATACACCGAAATAGGAGCGGACAAGGGATATGATATTTTTATAGAAACCGCAAAGATATTAGCATCAAAAGGGCATAATATTCATTTTAATGTTATAGGAGGATACGATAGTAAGGTTATCAGCGTTGAAGGATATGAAAAATTCTTTACTTTTCATGGATATAAAA
Protein-coding sequences here:
- a CDS encoding glycosyltransferase family 4 protein gives rise to the protein MTIKKLIISIIPISLIPKLKSIYYFRYTLHKYFKGINYNRLTSKEIYNRQIKNFDLVIYDTAFPSLISGFRYAEFNALLHAFENVKIIVNPTDYRILNQKTETHKTDIDLLKKTHPLSYKKTFVGTVQDIKKAKFFYCIFLNNIYDSLHYLEKNKINFIFTLYPGGGFDTKDEVALKKLKSVLSSKYFKGVIVTQQFTEDFIVKNYNCPKDKILKIFGCIIPQNSINATRSRHYNSSMTLHVCFCAAKYTEIGADKGYDIFIETAKILASKGHNIHFNVIGGYDSKVISVEGYEKFFTFHGYKKYEELQPIFLEQDIIVSPNRPFILNAGSFDGFPLGAVVEAVLNGVTPIVTDELKQNTVFSKDEVIIVKPDAEEIVMKIEELISKPELLNLISENAQKKFREIYSDSYQLDKRIDFIKKHVYDTSN